From Streptomyces sp. SAI-135:
CAGGCAGCGTCTTGGGGGGCGTTGACTGACGTCTGAGGATGTCTTGGGGGACTTCCTCGGAGCTGCGTTGCCGGGGCCACGCACATAGGGAAGCTTTGAGCGGCCCTCCCGACCGTGCGTTGTCCCGGCAGACCGCACACAGGAGTAGTACGGCGAAATCTGCTCGTTCTGCTCAAACGGCAGTACCGGAAAGACAGCGAATTCAGGCGCTGGTCTCTCAGACGCCCGGCCGGATCCCGTGGGGGGAATCCGCACCGGGACATGGGAAGGCGCCCTGGACGCCGGCCCGTGGGGGGACCGTCGCCAGGGCGCCTTTCGCTTCGCGGATTCAGCCGGAACTACGGTTCGTCATCGGCCGCGGGCCGGTGGGGGCTGGTCGCGCAGTTCCCCGCGCCCCTGAAAAAGCAGGTCAGCCCCGGCACCGGCGTTTGTCAGCGCTGTTCGACCGGGATGAAGTCGCGCTCGACGATGCCCGTGTAGATCTGGCGCGGGCGGCCGATGCGGGAGCCCGGCTCCTTGATCATCTCGTGCCACTGGGCGATCCAGCCCGGGAGGCGGCCGAGGGCGAACAGGACCGTGAACATCTCGGTCGGGAAGCCCATGGCCCGGTAGATCAGGCCCGTGTAGAAGTCGACGTTCGGGTAGAGGCTGCGCGAGACGAAGTAGTCGTCGGAGAGCGCGTGCTCCTCCAGCTTGAGCGCGATGTCCAGCAGCTCGTCGGACTTGCCGAGGGCCGAGAGGACGTCGTGCGCGGCGGCCTTGATGATCTTCGCGCGCGGGTCGAAGTTCTTGTAGACCCGGTGGCCGAAGCCCATCAGGCGGACGCCGTCCTCCTTGTTCTTCACCTTGCGGATGAAGGAGTCGACGTCACCGCCGGAGGTCTGGATGCCCTCCAGCATCTCCAGCACGGACTGGTTGGCACCGCCGTGCAGCGGACCCCACAGGGCGTTGATGCCGGCGGAGATCGACGCGAACATGTTCGCCTGGGACGAGCCGACGAGGCGGACCGTGGAGGTCGAACAGTTCTGCTCGTGGTCGGCGTGCAGGATGAGCAGCTTGTCCAGGGCCGCCACCACGACCGGGTCCAGGTCGTACTCCTGCGCGGGGACCGAGAAGGTCATGCGCAGGAAGTTCTCGACGTAACCGAGGTCGTTGCGCGGGTAGACGAACGGGTGGCCGATCGACTTCTTGTACGCGTACGCCGCGATCGTCGGGAGCTTGGCGAGCAGGCGGATCGTCGAGAGGTTGCGCTGCTTCTCGTCGAAGGGGTTGTGGCTGTCCTGGTAGAAGGTGGACAGCGCGGAGACGACCGAGGACAGCATGGCCATCGGGTGGGCGTCGCGCGGGAAGCCACGGTAGAAGTTCTTGACATCCTCGTGCAGCAGGGTGTGCTGCGTGATGTCGTTCTTGAACACCGAGAGCTCGTCGACGGTCGGAAGCTCACCGTTGATCAGGAGGTAGGCGACCTCCAGGAACGTGGAGCGCTCGGCCAGCTGCTCGATCGGGTAGCCGCGGTACCGGAGGATGCCGGCCTCACCGTCGAGGTAGGTGATGGCGGATTTATAGGCGGCCGTGTTGCCGTAGCCGCTGTCCAGGGTGACCAGACCGGTCTGGGCGCGGAGCTTCCCGATGTCGAAGCCCTTGTCGCCGACGGTGCTGTCGATCACCGGGTAGGTGTACTCGCCATCGCCGTACCGCACTACTACAGAGTTGTCGCTCACGTCATCCCTCACCGACGTTGTGCCTCTTCTTCGAGGTTGCCCTGACTGTCTCTACCATCCCCCATTTGGCGCAGGAGAGTGCACTCGGGGTCGGCCGTTGGGCGTATCAGCGGCACTGAGTGCCGCCAACTTGCTCATCCTGCCCCTCCCCACCCACTTGCGGAAGAGCTCTGTGACCCACGTGACTCATTTGATCGATCATTTTTTGTGTTGTCTCACGATTGACCCCCGTCACGGGCCCGAGAGCCGGAAGTCCAACGCCGTGCAACGCCGTCCCGCCGAGACCGTGCGCACCGCCTGACCGATCGCCTTGCGCGAACCGACGAGGACGACCAGCTTCTTCGCCCGGGTGACCGCCGTGTAGAGCAGGTTCCGCTGCAGCATCATCCAGGCGCTGGTGGTGACCGGGATCACCACGGCCGGGTACTCGCTGCCCTGGGAACGGTGGATGGTCACCGCGTACGCGTGGGCCAGTTCGTCCAGCTCGTCGAACTCGTACGGCACCTCCTCGTCCTCGTCCGTCAGCACGGTCAGGCGCTGGTCGACCGGGTCGAGCGAGGTGACCACGCCCACGGTGCCGTTGAAGACGCCGTTGGAGCCCTTCTCGTAATTGTTGCGAATCTGGGTGACCTTGTCGCCGACCCGGAAGACCCGGCCGCCGAACCGCTTCTCGGCGAGGTCGGGGCGGCCCGGGGTGATGGCCTGCTGGAGCAGGCCGTTGAGCGTGCCGGCGCCCGCGGGGCCGCGGTGCATGGGCGCGAGCACCTGGACGTCCCGGCGCGGGTCGAGACCGAACTTGGCCGGAATCCGACGGGCCGCCACATCCACGGTGAGCCGGCCGACCTCCTCGGTGTCGTCCTCGACGAAGAGGAAGAAGTCCTTCATGCCGTCGGTGACGGGGTGCTGCCCGGCGTTGATCCGGTGCGCGTTGGTGACGACTCCGGACTGCTGGGCCTGGCGGAACACACGCGTGAGGCGCACCGCGGGGACCGGGCCGCCCTCGGCGAGGAGGTCGCGCAGGACCTCTCCGGCACCGACGCTGGGCAGCTGGTCGACGTCCCCGACGAACAGCAGGTGCGCGCCCGGCGGCACCGCCTTCACCAGCTTGTTGGCGAGCAGCAGGTCGAGCATGGAGGCCTCGTCGACCACCACCAGGTCGGCGTCGAGCGGGCGGTCCTTGTCGTAGGCCGCGTCGCCGCCGGGCTTCAGCTCCAGGAGGCGGTGGACGGTGGAGGCGTCGGCGCCGGTGAGTTCGGCCAGCCGCTTGGCGGCACGCCCCGTCGGGGCGGCGAGGACGACCTTGGCCTTCTTGGCGCGGGCCAGCTCCACGATCGAGCGCACGGTGAAGGACTTGCCGCAGCCGGGACCGCCGGTGAGGACGGCGACCTTCTCGGTCAACGCCAGCCTGACGGCGGCCTCCTGCTCCGGGGCGAGGTCGGTGCCGGTACGGGACTTCAGCCAGCCCAGCGCCTTGTCCCAGGCCACCTCGCGGAAGGCCGGCATCCGGTCCTGGCCGGTGCGCAGCAGGCGCAGCAGCTGGGCGGAGAGGGAGAGTTCGGCGCGGTGGAAGGGGACCAGGTAGACCGCGGTGACCTCATGGCCGTCGGGGCCGGGGAGCTTCTCGCGCACGACGCCGGGCTCGCCGGAGTCCTCGTCGGGCAGGGCGAGTTCGGCCAGGCACTCGATGACCAGGCCGGTGTCGACCTGGAGGAGCTTGACCGCGTCGGCGATGAGCTGTTCCTCGGGGAGGTAGCAGTGACCCTGGTCGGTGGACTGCGAAAGGGCGTACTGCAGGCCCGCCTTGACGCGGTCCGGGCTGTCGTGCGGGATGCCGACGGACTGGGCGATCTTGTCGGCGGTGAGGAAGCCGATGCCCCAGACGTCGGAGGCAAGGCGGTAGGGCTGGTTCTTGACGACGGAGATCGAGGCGTCGCCGTACTTCTTGTAGATGCGCACGGCGATGGAGGTGGACACCTCGACGGTCTGGAGGAAGAGCATGACCTCCTTGATCGCCTTCTGTTCCTCCCAGGCGTCGGCGATCTTCCTGGTGCGCTTGGGGCCGAGGCCGGGGACCTCGATGAGCCGCTTGGGCTCCTCCTCGATGATCTTCAGGGTGTCCATGCCGAAGTGCTGGGTGATGCGGTCGGCGAAGACGGGGCCGATGCCCTTGACGAGCCCCGATCCGAGGTAGCGGCGGATGCCCTGGACGGTGGCGGGCAGGACGGTCGTGTAGTTCTCGACGGTGAACTGCTTGCCGTACTGCGGGTGGGAGCCCCACCGGCCCTCCATCCGCAGGGACTCCCCCACCTGGGCACCGAGCAGCGCGCCGACGACGGTGAGGAGGTCGCCGCCGCCTCTGCCGGTGTCGACGCGGGCGACGGTGTAGCCGTTGTCCTCGTTGGCGTACGTGATGCGCTCCAGCACGCCTTCGAGTACGGCCAGCCGTCGTTCACCCGTGGGGTTCCCCGCCTGTTGAGCCATGATCCGACGGTATCGGCTCGCACTGACAGCACCGAGGGGTCAGGCGGAGTCCTACGGCCGCGGACGCCCGAGCCGCCGAACGCAGTGGTTGGTAGCCTCGTCGCGGGTGCGGCGCCGGCCCGGCGCCGGGCCTGAACGACCAGAGAGCCCCGCCCCTCCGCGGTGGCCTCCGCGGACCTTCAGGGGCGAGGCTCCTG
This genomic window contains:
- a CDS encoding ATP-dependent RecD-like DNA helicase, which encodes MAQQAGNPTGERRLAVLEGVLERITYANEDNGYTVARVDTGRGGGDLLTVVGALLGAQVGESLRMEGRWGSHPQYGKQFTVENYTTVLPATVQGIRRYLGSGLVKGIGPVFADRITQHFGMDTLKIIEEEPKRLIEVPGLGPKRTRKIADAWEEQKAIKEVMLFLQTVEVSTSIAVRIYKKYGDASISVVKNQPYRLASDVWGIGFLTADKIAQSVGIPHDSPDRVKAGLQYALSQSTDQGHCYLPEEQLIADAVKLLQVDTGLVIECLAELALPDEDSGEPGVVREKLPGPDGHEVTAVYLVPFHRAELSLSAQLLRLLRTGQDRMPAFREVAWDKALGWLKSRTGTDLAPEQEAAVRLALTEKVAVLTGGPGCGKSFTVRSIVELARAKKAKVVLAAPTGRAAKRLAELTGADASTVHRLLELKPGGDAAYDKDRPLDADLVVVDEASMLDLLLANKLVKAVPPGAHLLFVGDVDQLPSVGAGEVLRDLLAEGGPVPAVRLTRVFRQAQQSGVVTNAHRINAGQHPVTDGMKDFFLFVEDDTEEVGRLTVDVAARRIPAKFGLDPRRDVQVLAPMHRGPAGAGTLNGLLQQAITPGRPDLAEKRFGGRVFRVGDKVTQIRNNYEKGSNGVFNGTVGVVTSLDPVDQRLTVLTDEDEEVPYEFDELDELAHAYAVTIHRSQGSEYPAVVIPVTTSAWMMLQRNLLYTAVTRAKKLVVLVGSRKAIGQAVRTVSAGRRCTALDFRLSGP
- a CDS encoding citrate synthase encodes the protein MSDNSVVVRYGDGEYTYPVIDSTVGDKGFDIGKLRAQTGLVTLDSGYGNTAAYKSAITYLDGEAGILRYRGYPIEQLAERSTFLEVAYLLINGELPTVDELSVFKNDITQHTLLHEDVKNFYRGFPRDAHPMAMLSSVVSALSTFYQDSHNPFDEKQRNLSTIRLLAKLPTIAAYAYKKSIGHPFVYPRNDLGYVENFLRMTFSVPAQEYDLDPVVVAALDKLLILHADHEQNCSTSTVRLVGSSQANMFASISAGINALWGPLHGGANQSVLEMLEGIQTSGGDVDSFIRKVKNKEDGVRLMGFGHRVYKNFDPRAKIIKAAAHDVLSALGKSDELLDIALKLEEHALSDDYFVSRSLYPNVDFYTGLIYRAMGFPTEMFTVLFALGRLPGWIAQWHEMIKEPGSRIGRPRQIYTGIVERDFIPVEQR